A single Cyprinus carpio isolate SPL01 chromosome A20, ASM1834038v1, whole genome shotgun sequence DNA region contains:
- the LOC109112540 gene encoding alpha-1-antitrypsin homolog, whose product MVKKMWGKIYYSVIAALLVATAWAQTHEGHDHGDNTADHHHHLHHGKDEPHPSHGGEDACHLLAPHNADFAFSLYKKLAFHSDAKGKNIFFSPVGIAMALSMLAVGAKGSTLSQIYSSLGYSGLQASQVNEGYEHLIHMLGHSREAMQLEAGAGVAIREGFKVVDQFLKDVQHYYNSEAFSVDFSKPEIAAEEINQFIAKKTNDKITNMVKDLDSDTVMMLINYMYFRGKWDKPFDAQLTHKADFKVDEDTTVQVDMMKRTGRYDIYQDPVNQTTVMMVPYKGNTSMMIIFPDDGKMKELEESISRHHLKNWHDKLFRSSVDLFMPKFSITATSKLKGILEDMGVTDAFGDTADLSGLTEEVKVKVSQVVHKAVLSVDEKGTEAAAATTIEIMPMSLPDTVILNRPFLVLIVEDTTKSILFMGKITNPTE is encoded by the exons ATG GTGAAAAAAATGTGGGGAAAGATTTATTACAGTGTGATTGCTGCCCTGCTGGTAGCAACGGCCTGGGCTCAAACCCACGAAGGCCACGACCACGGCGACAACACAGCTGATCACCACCACCATCTCCACCACGGGAAGGACGAACCCCACCCCAGCCACGGTGGGGAGGATGCCTGCCACTTGCTTGCTCCACACAATGCTGACTTTGCCTTCTCCCTCTACAAGAAACTTGCGTTCCATTCAGATGCCAAGGGCAAGAACATTTTCTTCTCCCCAGTCGGTATCGCAATGGCTTTGAGCATGCTGGCTGTAGGTGCCAAGGGCAGCACACTTTCACAGATATACAGCAGTCTGGGTTACAGTGGGTTGCAGGCTTCACAGGTCAATGAGGGTTATGAGCACTTGATCCACATGCTAGGCCACAGTCGGGAAGCCATGCAGCTGGAGGCAGGCGCTGGTGTGGCCATCAGAGAAGGCTTCAAAGTGGTTGACCAGTTCCTGAAGGATGTTCAGCACTACTATAACAGCGAGGCCTTCAGCGTTGACTTCTCCAAGCCTGAAATTGCTGCAGAAGAGATTAATCAGTTCATTGCCAAGAAGACCAATGACAAGATAACCAACATGGTGAAGGACCTGGACTCCGACACGGTGATGATGCTGATTAACTATATGTACTTCAGAG GGAAGTGGGATAAGCCATTTGATGCACAACTGACCCACAAAGCTGACTTCAAAGTGGACGAGGACACCACCGTGCAAGTTGACATGATGAAAAGAACCGGCCGTTATGACATCTATCAAGACCCTGTCAACCAAACTACGGTCATGATGGTGCCCTACAAAGGCAATACTTCCATGATGATCATTTTTCCTGATGATGGGAAGATGAAGGAGCTTGAAGAATCCATCAGCAGACACCACCTTAAGAACTGGCATGATAAACTCTTCAGAAG CTCTGTGGACCTGTTTATGCCCAAGTTCTCAATCACTGCAACTTCCAAACTGAAAGGCATTCTGGAGGACATGGGAGTGACTGATGCATTCGGTGACACAGCAGATTTATCTGGGTTGACAGAAGAGGTCAAAGTCAAGGTGTCACAG GTTGTCCATAAGGCAGTCCTCAGCGTTGATGAGAAGGGCACAGAGGCAGCGGCTGCAACCACGATAGAAATCATGCCTATGTCCCTGCCAGACACTGTGATACTTAACCGACCTTTCTTGGTACTGATTGTAGAGGACACCACCAAGAGCATCCTCTTCATGGGCAAGATCACTAATCCTACAGAGTGA